The following proteins are co-located in the Brienomyrus brachyistius isolate T26 unplaced genomic scaffold, BBRACH_0.4 scaffold35, whole genome shotgun sequence genome:
- the foxred1 gene encoding FAD-dependent oxidoreductase domain-containing protein 1 has protein sequence MWKTWTGLAGAVRRVRAGLHPIPCRCAPFSVRCFSTGRAACKDFFQELEQQLKAFRHKALTAMPGSDWSPMNTTAGLPPERADIVIVGGGVVGWSIAYWLKKKERVRDGVRVLVVEKDPTYSQASTVLSVGGIRQQFSLPENIHLSLASADFMRNINEHLGVLNEDPVDLQFTHSGYLFLASEKGAAIMEENYRTQREAGAKVLLLSPTQLKEKFPWINTDGVMLASYGLENEGWFDPWSLLNAFRRKALSMGVYQCVGEVTSFKYLSHSMSTTDGDVVAFKRIKYVNVRMPNSLEAQPVECAIVVNAAGAQSGKVAQLAGIGLGPEDSLASVPVPVEPRKRYVYVLNCPDGPGLDTPFLIDYSGVYCRREGLGGNYIAGLSPEEDEEPDTGDLEVNYDFFQENLWPLLAHRLPAFECCKVTSAWAGYYDYNTFDQNGILGLHPLVNNMYFATGFSGHGLQQSPAAGRALAELILDGGFRTLDLGALGFERIFYKEPVLERNIV, from the exons ATGTGGAAGACGTGGACTGGGCTGGCTGGAGCGGTGCGGCGTGTAAGGGCCGGTCTTCATCCGATACCCTGTCGATGCGCACCATTCAGCGTCCGATGCTTCAGCACCGGCCGGGCAGCATGCAAAGATTTTTTCCAAG AGTTGGAGCAGCAGCTCAAAGCTTTCCGTCATAAAGCGCTAACAGCTATGCCAGGCAGCGACTGGAGCCCCATGAACACGACGGCCGGCCTGCCGCCGGAGCGCGCCGACATCGTGATCGTGGGCGGGGGCGTGGTCGGCTGGTCCATCGCCTATTGGCTGAAGAAGAAGGAGCGCGTGAGGGATGGGGTTCGGGTGCTGGTGGTGGAGAAGGACCCTACG TATTCCCAGGCGTCGACGGTCCTGTCTGTTGGAGGGATACGACAACAGTTCTCCCTGCCGGAGAACATCCACCTGTCCTTAGCCTCTGCTGACTTCATGAGGAATATCAAC GAGCACCTGGGCGTCTTGAACGAGGACCCGGTGGACCTTCAGTTCACACACTCGGGGTACCTCTTCCTGGCGAGCGAGAAGGGGGCGGCAATCATGGAGGAGAATTACAGGACTCAGCG GGAAGCCGGGGCCAAAGTTCTGCTCCTCTCCCCGACCCAACTGAAGGAGAAGTTCCCCTGGATCAACACTGATGGTGTGATGCTGGCTTCCTACG gtctggAGAATGAAGGCTGGTTTGACCCCTGGTCCTTGTTGAATGCATTCCGACGCAAGGCCCTGTCTATGGGAGTGTACCAGTGTGTCGGGGAGGTCACAA GTTTTAAGTATTTGTCACACTCCATGTCAACCACTGATGGAGACGTGGTGGCTTTCAAAAGAATTAAATATGTCAAT GTCCGTATGCCCAACAGCCTGGAGGCCCAGCCCGTGGAATGTGCCATAGTGGTGAATGCAGCGGGGGCCCAATCTGGCAAAGTGGCCCAACTGGCAGGCATAGGCTTGGGCCCTGAGGACAGCTTGGCTAGTGTCCCGGTGCCTGTGGAGCCCAGGAAAAG ATACGTATATGTGCTGAACTGTCCAGACGGGCCGGGTCTCGACACTCCCTTCTTGATCGACTATTCGGGAGTCTACTGCAGAAGAGAAGGACTCGGGGGGAACTACATCGCAGGATTGTCCCCTGAGGAG GATGAGGAACCCGACACCGGCGACCTGGAGGTCAATTATGACTTCTTCCAGGAGAATCTCTGGCCGCTGCTGGCTCACCGCCTACCCGCATTTGAATGCTGCAAG GTCACCAGCGCCTGGGCTGGCTACTACGACTACAACACCTTCGACCAGAATGGCATACTGGGCCTGCATCCACTGGTGAACAACATGTACTTTGCCACCGGCTTCAGTGGGCATGGCCTGCAGCAGTCGCCGGCAGCAGGTCGCGCTCTGGCCGAGCTCATCCTGGACGGGGGCTTCCGTACCCTGGATCTTGGCGCTCTGGGATTCGAGCGCATCTTCTACAAGGAGCCCGTGCTGGAGAGGAACATCGTGTGA
- the dcps gene encoding m7GpppX diphosphatase: MADIEKCGRDEAGEDCETEKIVRDSKRLKKDNGEEGNGHVSSDVSVLAGFETKSVLRESAREKNIFIHGMLAGQEAVVILEKTPIREDTVPALLEGSRLTLEMRNDIYSTYRAQPPVQLNELKATLVCPATEKHVKKYRRRETFLLWETGEDYQTITLPFLLSQSFSLQWVYNILDKKAEADRIVFEDPDPQVGFVLLPDFKWDQKQLDDLYLIAIVHRRDIKSLRDLRGEHLQLLENIRSKGEDAVRQRYDVAPNRLRVFLHYQPSYYHLHVHLTALSYEAPGSTVERAHLLSDVIQNLQADPEYYRSRTLAFPAHTDDGLLEKFKEAGRL, from the exons ATGGCGGACATAGAGAAATGTGGAAGAGATGAGGCTGGCGAAGACTGCGAGACGGAGAAGATTGTCCGGGACTCCAAAAGACTAAAGAAGGATAATGGGGAAGAGGGAAACGGTCACGTTTCATCCGATGTTTCCGTACTGGCGGGTTTTGAGACCAAATCGGTGTTGCGGGAGTCCGCGCGGGAGAAGAACATTTTCATTCACGGAATG CTGGCCGGCCAAGAGGCGGTGGTGATCCTGGAGAAGACCCCCATCCGCGAGGACACCGTGCCGGCGCTGCTCGAGGGCTCGCGGCTGACGCTCGAGATGCGGAACGACATTTACAGCACGTACCGCGCGCAGCCACCAGTGCAGCTGAACG AGCTGAAGGCTACGCTAGTGTGTCCAGCGACGGAGAAGCACGTGAAGAAGTATCGGAGGCGAGAGACTTTCCTGCTGTGGGAGACGGGGGAGGACTACCAGACCATCACCCTACCTTTCCTGCTGAGTCAGAGCTTCAGCCTGCAG tgggtTTACAACATCCTGGATAAGAAGGCAGAGGCCGATCGCATTGTCTTTGAGGATCCGGACCCACAAGTCGGCTTCGTCCTGCTCCCGGACTTTAAGTGGGaccagaagcag CTGGACGACTTGTACCTCATCGCCATCGTCCACAGGAGGGACATCAAGAGCCTCCGAGACCTAAGAGGGGAACATCTACAACTTCTGGAGAACATTCGCAGCAAGGGGGAG GATGCTGTCCGTCAGCGCTACGACGTCGCCCCCAACAGGCTGCGTGTGTTCCTTCACTACCAGCCTTCCTACTACCACCTCCACGTCCACCTCACGGCCCTCAGCTACGAGGCCCCCGGCAGCACCGTGGAGAGGGCCCACCTCCTGTCCGACGTCATCCAGAACCTGCAGGCTGACCCAGAGTATTACCGCAGTCGAACCCTGGCCTTTCCGGCACACACAGATGACGGACTGCTGGAAAAGTttaaggaagcaggcaggctcTAG